Proteins co-encoded in one Mastacembelus armatus chromosome 24, fMasArm1.2, whole genome shotgun sequence genomic window:
- the LOC113137250 gene encoding thrombomodulin-like, whose amino-acid sequence MITATRALLICALFLCELEDTVLCQRGNCAGNQCFALFQKHTDFEDAQKSCKDSEGQLLVFGSSEADKMLTLLLSGVSGTFWLGSKTRTGEVAGHLPNCPSISVTGSSVTQLSKRCRDKLDGFLCQYTFAEPCSRFQAGGDAQVTFISHLGFEVKDVEEFPPGTVAVVQKVGGEYPDSKHVCVERKWMRAPWKCEVMRGGCEHTCSSATDTCLCPAKQTLHPNNITCTKEPCADCEHECQLEGDSYVCKCIRGYRQTGDRKSCVDINECEEQAPCTGEGEECVNTQGGFKCTCKDGFEEEDEKCVDIRICKHCEHMKCEKSGGVYKCACWNGFRVSSQDPTKCELYCTERDCLANCIRNPESDDRYQCYCPKGYVEDVRNNTTFCTDINECEIEKQCDHTCENLFGGYRCLCDEGFTLQKGYMCVPDEEVGEESGSSPPYPTQAPVYPAAMPPYIKTGSVLGITVFMMLCAALLYFLVRHISRRCGKFELPSLKHPDIDIFYLQQVTTDTYKRLSFDRQF is encoded by the coding sequence ATGATTACTGCCACACGGGCGCTGCTGATCTGTGCGCTTTTCCTCTGCGAGCTGGAGGACACGGTCCTCTGTCAGCGCGGAAATTGCGCCGGGAATCAATGTTTTGCACTTTTCCAGAAGCACACTGACTTTGAAGACGCGCAGAAAAGCTGCAAAGACTCGGAGGGACAGTTGTTGGTGTTCGGCTCGAGCGAAGCAGATAAGATGTTAACGCTTTTGCTAAGCGGAGTCAGCGGCACTTTCTGGCTAGGCAGCAAGACAAGGACAGGAGAAGTTGCGGGACATCTACCAAATTGCCCCTCCATCTCAGTGACGGGAAGCAGCGTGACCCAGCTGTCGAAGCGATGCCGGGACAAGCTGGACGGATTTCTGTGCCAGTATACCTTCGCTGAGCCTTGCAGTCGGTTCCAGGCAGGCGGGGACGCACAAGTGACGTTTATCTCGCACTTGGGTTTCGAGGTGAAAGATGTGGAAGAGTTTCCACCAGGAACTGTTGCTGTAGTGCAAAAGGTTGGCGGTGAATATCCGGACTCTAAACACGTGTGTGTGGAGAGGAAATGGATGCGAGCTCCCTGGAAATGTGAGGTGATGCGCGGCGGCTGCGAGCACACCTGCAGCTCCGCAACAGACACCTGCCTCTGTCCCGCAAAGCAAACTCTCCATCCCAACAACATCACATGCACCAAAGAGCCGTGCGCCGACTGCGAGCACGAGTGCCAACTGGAGGGCGACTCTTATGTGTGCAAGTGCATCAGAGGCTACCGGCAGACGGGCGACAGGAAGAGCTGCGTGGACATCAATGAGTGTGAAGAGCAGGCCCCGTGCACAGGTGAGGGTGAGGAGTGTGTGAACACACAGGGAGGTTTTAAGTGCACGTGTAAAGATGGCTTcgaggaggaggatgaaaagTGTGTGGACATTAGAATCTGTAAGCACTGTGAGCATATGAAGTGTGAGAAGTCCGGCGGGGTTTACAAGTGTGCGTGCTGGAATGGGTTCAGGGTGTCATCCCAAGATCCCACCAAGTGTGAGCTGTATTGTACTGAGAGGGACTGCCTGGCTAATTGCATCCGTAACCCTGAGAGTGATGACAGGTATCAGTGCTACTGCCCTAAAGGCTACGTCGAAGACGTAAGGAATAACACAACTTTTTGCACTGACATCAATGAATGTGAGATTGAGAAGCAGTGTGATCACACATGTGAAAACCTATTTGGTGGCTACAGATGTTTGTGCGATGAGGGGTTCACCCTGCAAAAGGGCTACATGTGTGTCCCAGatgaggaggtgggggaggaaTCGGGCTCAAGCCCTCCATACCCCACACAGGCCCCAGTTTACCCAGCTGCAATGCCCCCCTACATTAAGACCGGCAGCGTCTTGGGCATCACCGTGTTCATGATGCTGTGTGCAGCTCTGCTGTATTTCCTGGTCCGACACATATCTAGGCGTTGTGGCAAATTTGAGCTCCCTTCCCTCAAACATCCAGATATAGATATATTCTATCTGCAGCAGGTGACCACAGATACATATAAGAGGTTATCCTTCGACAGACAGTTCTAA
- the LOC113137091 gene encoding toll-like receptor 5 isoform X1, which yields MICMKGEDSMRKLALLAVFIGLYVQVTTCYPSCPLYGLVAYCSFKNHYWVPTLPPNITHLYLDMNYISEINSTSLRDYEQLQDLDLGLQKVQLVIRSNAFLRQRKLTRLVLGHNIGLQLEPRVFAGLSNLQHLFLDYCNLTDSILAEKYLEPLLSLEKLDLFGNKIVRLQPGLFFTELTRFTELHLKLNQIDRLCEEDLVGFRGKHFTSLDLNSNHLGQMYEKDFDKESCGNPFKGLTFNILELSSNGFSINTAIQFFRAIEGTQIAHLIFSGHMGKGFSHDNLPDPDEHTFAGLMNSAVNILDLSQNSIFALKTAVFSPLLDAIIIDISRNKINQIDTNAFSGLQGHLRMLNLSLNLLGEIRSDTFTHLTDLRVLDVSYNHIGILGYKAFRGLPNLRALYLTGNSLRNLGFPESLPNLQWLLLADNKLQHLSGISDLGVSSVHVDVRENRLTDLKDVYFIGTHFRHLQNLFYSGNHIKQCSPDVTIPYNNSLQVLELYDSSLQMIWGQGKCLDLFDHLGNLLGLNISFNSLTTLPPGIFRGLSSIIELDLSSNALTYLQPDVFPFSLKTLYLSNNFLAFPDPTNFLSLSFLSLAENRFHCSCNLESFLKWLNVTNVTFLSPIRDYKCEFPGALHNLPLLDYSTIIEPCEQDEEKALEDLRITLFIFSVLFIITVILTGIVYARFRGNIYIVYKRTVGRVLEGPKPPPPVEEVQYDAFLCFSNNDYRWVEAALLKRLDKQFSEKNIFHCCFEARDFLPGEDHLSNIRDAIWGSRKTVCIISKEFLKDGWCLEAFNMAQGRMLEELTNVLIMMVVGKLAPYHLMKYNAVRSFVQKREYLVWPEDPQDLGWFYERLISQILKDTKMNKFAEDKVKPEQPDAQTEHEDPIQLDYIQTIAM from the exons ATGATTTGCATGAAG GGCGAGGACAGTATGCGGAAGCTGGCTCTTCTGGCGGTTTTCATTGGTTTGTATGTGCAG GTAACCACATGCTACCCATCATGCCCTTTATATGGCCTTGTAGCTTATTGCTCCTTTAAAAACCACTATTGGGTTCCTACTCTGCCTCCCAACATCACCCACCTCTATCTGGATATGAACTACATCAGTGAGATCAACAGCACCTCGCTCAGAGACTACGAGCAGCTGCAGGATTTAGATCTTGGACTGCAGAAAGTACAACTCGTCATAAGGAGCAATGCTTTCCTCAGACAGAGAAAGCTGACACGGTTGGTTCTAGGTCACAATATTGGTCTTCAGCTGGAGCCAAGGGTATTTGCAGGACTGTCCAATTTACAACACCTCTTCCTGGATTATTGCAATTTAACAGACTCTATACTGGCAGAAAAATATCTCGAGCCGCTTTTGTCCTTAGAAAAGCTTGATCTCTTTGGTAACAAAATAGTGAGACTGCAGCCTGGACTCTTCTTTACAGAACTCACAAGGTTCACAGAGTTACACCTCAAACTGAATCAGATTGATAGACTGTGTGAAGAAGATCTTGTTGGTTTCAGGGGAAAACACTTCACATCCCTGGATTTAAACTCTAACCACTTAGGCCAAATGTATGAAAAAGATTTTGACAAGGAAAGTTGTGGGAACCCTTTCAAAGGGTTGACCTTTAATATCCTCGAGTTATCCAGCAATGGGTTTAGCATTAACACCGCAATACAGTTTTTCAGAGCAATAGAGGGGACTCAGATTGCTCATCTGATATTCTCAGGACACATGGGTAAAGGCTTTTCTCATGACAACCTTCCTGATCCCGATGAACATACATTTGCAGGCCTCATGAACAGCGCGGTTAACATTTTAGATCTGTCTCAAAACAGTATATTTGCcttaaaaacagctgtttttagtCCTCTACTTGATGCAATAATTATTGACATTTcaagaaacaaaatcaatcagATTGACACAAATGCCTTCAGCGGTCTTCAGGGACATTTACGAATGCTCAACCTGTCACTCAACCTCCTTGGAGAAATCCGCTCCGACACATTCACCCACCTGACAGACCTTAGAGTGTTGGATGTGTCTTACAACCACATCGGTATATTGGGATACAAAGCATTCCGTGGTCTTCCCAACTTACGGGCGTTATATCTGACAGGAAACTCTCTGAGAAACCTGGGTTTCCCAGAGTCATTACCAAACTTACAGTGGCTCCTTTTGGCAGACAATAAGTTGCAACACCTAAGTGGTATCAGTGACTTGGGTGTAAGCAGCGTCCACGTAGACGTTAGGGAAAACAGACTAACAGACCTAAAGGATGTTTATTTCATAGGAACTCACTTCAGGCATCTACAGAATCTCTTCTATAGTGGAAACCACATCAAGCAGTGCAGTCCGGATGTTACGATACCCTATAATAACAGTTTGCAAGTGCTGGAACTTTATGACAGTTCATTACAGATGATTTGGGGGCAGGGGAAATGCCTCGACCTTTTTGATCATCTTGGGAATCTTCTTGGTCTAAATATAAGTTTCAACTCTCTCACCACTCTCCCACCAGGAATTTTCAGAGGTCTCAGCTCAATCATAGAACTTGACCTCTCGTCTAATGCCTTGACCTATCTGCAGCCGGATGTCTTTCCATTCAGCTTGAAAACACTGTACCTCTCAAACAACTTCCTAGCCTTCCCAGACCCTACAAATTTTTTGTCCCTCAGCTTTCTCAGCCTGGCAGAAAATAGGTTTCACTGCAGCTGTAATCTGGAGAGCTTCCTGAAGTGGTTGAATGTGACAAATGTAACCTTCCTGAGCCCAATTCGGGATTATAAGTGTGAGTTTCCAGGTGCTCTCCATAACCTTCCCTTACTGGATTACTCCACAATCATTGAACCATGTGAGCAAGATGAGGAAAAGGCTCTCGAAGACCTTAGGATTActctcttcatcttctctgtcctcttcatcatcaccGTCATCCTCACTGGGATTGTTTATGCTCGTTTCcgtggaaatatatatattgtttacaAAAGGACTGTCGGCAGAGTTCTGGAGGGCCCAAAACCACCACCTCCTGTGGAAGAGGTGCAATATGATGCCTTTCTCTGCTTCAGCAACAATGACTATAGGTGGGTGGAGGCCGCTTTACTGAAGAGGCTTGATAAACAGTTTTCAGAGAAGAACATTTTCCACTGTTGTTTCGAGGCCAGAGACTTTTTGCCAGGAGAGGATCACCTTTCAAACATCAGAGATGCCATCTGGGGCAGCAGAAAGACTGTGTGCATCATCTCCAAGGAGTTCCTGAAAG ATGGCTGGTGCTTGGAGGCATTCAACATGGCCCAGGGCCGGATGCTGGAGGAGCTGACGAACGTCTTGATTATGATGGTGGTAGGGAAG
- the LOC113137249 gene encoding thrombomodulin-like, which produces MKHVRGLYVVGLVFLMGRAGGIEPNSGYCIGNQCFTVFNDPSNFTTAQNQCRNLGGHLMTVRSSVSHDILFILLGNLTGQFWIGLHLPSGCPDAVSGLKGFQWVTKYSESDFFNWSPGFDSSCSCHRCVSVSPRSEFKWIQEPCGERAAGFLCEQNFTDTCKSLAVAKGESVTYMTPLGFGGTDMLSLPPGSTAVQMPSQTKYVCVSGQWLQGPWSCEINNGGCEFKCTVSPKRAPSCYCPPGKTVNPANKVTCDAATEDPCLALRCQYGCYNDSESYACMCDQGFKLAEDGRSCVEINHCADERQCPGKNFMCINNVGSFRCVCKEGYKTLGRQCVDEDECISAPCEHTCTNTPGGYKCSCYSGYKVDPKSPNKCQLHCGAEECPAECDPNDELECYCPDGYVSEERGDHTFCIDIDECHSEQCDQLCENTFGSYVCACRPGYTLVGQFRCVKSEDETHTDGKTATTPTIHPSPTLPHPDPTRQPSGVTTGALIGIIVFTVFFIVLVVFLVHHILCRRGKMESTGALKAAEGEAHGLEHVNAH; this is translated from the coding sequence ATGAAGCATGTTAGGGGACTTTATGTCGTGGGGTTGGTTTTCCTGATGGGAAGAGCCGGTGGGATAGAGCCGAATAGCGGATACTGCATTGGGAACCAGTGTTTCACGGTGTTCAATGACCCCAGTAACTTCACAACCGCCCAGAATCAGTGTAGAAATCTAGGTGGTCACTTAATGACAGTGCGCTCTTCTGTATCACATgatattctttttattttattgggaAACTTAACGGGGCAGTTCTGGATCGGTTTACATTTACCGAGCGGCTGTCCAGACGCTGTTTCTGGATTGAAAGGCTTCCAGTGGGTGACCAAATATAGTGAAAGTGACTTCTTCAACTGGTCGCCAGGTTTTGACAGCAGCTGCTCTTGTCATCGCTGCGTCTCAGTTTCTCCCAGGAGCGAGTTTAAATGGATCCAGGAGCCGTGCGGTGAACGAGCAGCCGGATTTCTCTGCGAACAGAACTTTACTGACACCTGCAAAAGCCTAGCGGTCGCAAAGGGCGAATCTGTCACCTACATGACTCCGCTCGGGTTTGGGGGCACAGATATGCTGTCCTTGCCCCCTGGAAGCACCGCTGTCCAGATGCCAAGTCAGACTAAATACGTCTGCGTCTCGGGACAGTGGCTGCAGGGGCCCTGGAGCTGCGAGATAAATAACGGTGGGTGTGAGTTCAAATGCACCGTGAGCCCCAAACGTGCCCCCTCCTGCTACTGCCCGCCGGGAAAGACCGTTAACCCTGCAAATAAAGTCACCTGCGACGCGGCCACAGAAGACCCGTGCCTGGCCCTGCGCTGCCAGTACGGCTGCTACAACGACTCAGAATCCTATGCGTGCATGTGTGATCAGGGCTTTAAACTGGCGGAGGACGGCAGATCGTGCGTGGAGATCAACCACTGTGCGGACGAGCGGCAGTGTCCGGGGAAGAACTTCATGTGCATCAACAACGTGGGCAGCTTTCGGTGCGTCTGCAAAGAGGGTTACAAGACGTTAGGCAGACAGTGCGTCGACGAAGACGAGTGTATATCGGCTCCGTGTGAGCACACGTGCACGAACACCCCTGGTGGCTACAAATGCTCGTGTTATTCTGGATATAAAGTGGACCCGAAGTCGCCGAATAAGTGTCAGCTTCATTGCGGGGCAGAGGAATGCCCCGCGGAGTGCGACCCGAATGACGAGTTGGAGTGCTACTGCCCTGATGGTTATGTGTCCGAGGAACGAGGCGACCATACGTTTTGCATAGACATTGATGAATGCCACAGCGAACAATGCGATCAGTTGTGTGAAAACACATTCGGTAGTTATGTGTGCGCATGCCGTCCGGGATATACACTTGTTGGACAATTCAGGTGCGTAAAATCCGAGGATGAGACGCATACAGATGGAAAGACGGCCACAActccaaccatccatccatccccgACTTTACCGCACCCCGACCCAACAAGACAGCCCTCCGGGGTGACGACGGGGGCGCTTATTGGGATAATAGTGTTTACTGTCTTTTTTATTGTGCTGGTGGTTTTCCTGGTGCATCACATCCTCTGTCGCAGAGGGAAGATGGAGAGCACCGGCGCGCTCAAAGCTGCGGAGGGCGAGGCTCACGGTTTGGAGCATGTCAACGCTCATTAG
- the LOC113137091 gene encoding toll-like receptor 5 isoform X2, whose protein sequence is MRKLALLAVFIGLYVQVTTCYPSCPLYGLVAYCSFKNHYWVPTLPPNITHLYLDMNYISEINSTSLRDYEQLQDLDLGLQKVQLVIRSNAFLRQRKLTRLVLGHNIGLQLEPRVFAGLSNLQHLFLDYCNLTDSILAEKYLEPLLSLEKLDLFGNKIVRLQPGLFFTELTRFTELHLKLNQIDRLCEEDLVGFRGKHFTSLDLNSNHLGQMYEKDFDKESCGNPFKGLTFNILELSSNGFSINTAIQFFRAIEGTQIAHLIFSGHMGKGFSHDNLPDPDEHTFAGLMNSAVNILDLSQNSIFALKTAVFSPLLDAIIIDISRNKINQIDTNAFSGLQGHLRMLNLSLNLLGEIRSDTFTHLTDLRVLDVSYNHIGILGYKAFRGLPNLRALYLTGNSLRNLGFPESLPNLQWLLLADNKLQHLSGISDLGVSSVHVDVRENRLTDLKDVYFIGTHFRHLQNLFYSGNHIKQCSPDVTIPYNNSLQVLELYDSSLQMIWGQGKCLDLFDHLGNLLGLNISFNSLTTLPPGIFRGLSSIIELDLSSNALTYLQPDVFPFSLKTLYLSNNFLAFPDPTNFLSLSFLSLAENRFHCSCNLESFLKWLNVTNVTFLSPIRDYKCEFPGALHNLPLLDYSTIIEPCEQDEEKALEDLRITLFIFSVLFIITVILTGIVYARFRGNIYIVYKRTVGRVLEGPKPPPPVEEVQYDAFLCFSNNDYRWVEAALLKRLDKQFSEKNIFHCCFEARDFLPGEDHLSNIRDAIWGSRKTVCIISKEFLKDGWCLEAFNMAQGRMLEELTNVLIMMVVGKLAPYHLMKYNAVRSFVQKREYLVWPEDPQDLGWFYERLISQILKDTKMNKFAEDKVKPEQPDAQTEHEDPIQLDYIQTIAM, encoded by the exons ATGCGGAAGCTGGCTCTTCTGGCGGTTTTCATTGGTTTGTATGTGCAG GTAACCACATGCTACCCATCATGCCCTTTATATGGCCTTGTAGCTTATTGCTCCTTTAAAAACCACTATTGGGTTCCTACTCTGCCTCCCAACATCACCCACCTCTATCTGGATATGAACTACATCAGTGAGATCAACAGCACCTCGCTCAGAGACTACGAGCAGCTGCAGGATTTAGATCTTGGACTGCAGAAAGTACAACTCGTCATAAGGAGCAATGCTTTCCTCAGACAGAGAAAGCTGACACGGTTGGTTCTAGGTCACAATATTGGTCTTCAGCTGGAGCCAAGGGTATTTGCAGGACTGTCCAATTTACAACACCTCTTCCTGGATTATTGCAATTTAACAGACTCTATACTGGCAGAAAAATATCTCGAGCCGCTTTTGTCCTTAGAAAAGCTTGATCTCTTTGGTAACAAAATAGTGAGACTGCAGCCTGGACTCTTCTTTACAGAACTCACAAGGTTCACAGAGTTACACCTCAAACTGAATCAGATTGATAGACTGTGTGAAGAAGATCTTGTTGGTTTCAGGGGAAAACACTTCACATCCCTGGATTTAAACTCTAACCACTTAGGCCAAATGTATGAAAAAGATTTTGACAAGGAAAGTTGTGGGAACCCTTTCAAAGGGTTGACCTTTAATATCCTCGAGTTATCCAGCAATGGGTTTAGCATTAACACCGCAATACAGTTTTTCAGAGCAATAGAGGGGACTCAGATTGCTCATCTGATATTCTCAGGACACATGGGTAAAGGCTTTTCTCATGACAACCTTCCTGATCCCGATGAACATACATTTGCAGGCCTCATGAACAGCGCGGTTAACATTTTAGATCTGTCTCAAAACAGTATATTTGCcttaaaaacagctgtttttagtCCTCTACTTGATGCAATAATTATTGACATTTcaagaaacaaaatcaatcagATTGACACAAATGCCTTCAGCGGTCTTCAGGGACATTTACGAATGCTCAACCTGTCACTCAACCTCCTTGGAGAAATCCGCTCCGACACATTCACCCACCTGACAGACCTTAGAGTGTTGGATGTGTCTTACAACCACATCGGTATATTGGGATACAAAGCATTCCGTGGTCTTCCCAACTTACGGGCGTTATATCTGACAGGAAACTCTCTGAGAAACCTGGGTTTCCCAGAGTCATTACCAAACTTACAGTGGCTCCTTTTGGCAGACAATAAGTTGCAACACCTAAGTGGTATCAGTGACTTGGGTGTAAGCAGCGTCCACGTAGACGTTAGGGAAAACAGACTAACAGACCTAAAGGATGTTTATTTCATAGGAACTCACTTCAGGCATCTACAGAATCTCTTCTATAGTGGAAACCACATCAAGCAGTGCAGTCCGGATGTTACGATACCCTATAATAACAGTTTGCAAGTGCTGGAACTTTATGACAGTTCATTACAGATGATTTGGGGGCAGGGGAAATGCCTCGACCTTTTTGATCATCTTGGGAATCTTCTTGGTCTAAATATAAGTTTCAACTCTCTCACCACTCTCCCACCAGGAATTTTCAGAGGTCTCAGCTCAATCATAGAACTTGACCTCTCGTCTAATGCCTTGACCTATCTGCAGCCGGATGTCTTTCCATTCAGCTTGAAAACACTGTACCTCTCAAACAACTTCCTAGCCTTCCCAGACCCTACAAATTTTTTGTCCCTCAGCTTTCTCAGCCTGGCAGAAAATAGGTTTCACTGCAGCTGTAATCTGGAGAGCTTCCTGAAGTGGTTGAATGTGACAAATGTAACCTTCCTGAGCCCAATTCGGGATTATAAGTGTGAGTTTCCAGGTGCTCTCCATAACCTTCCCTTACTGGATTACTCCACAATCATTGAACCATGTGAGCAAGATGAGGAAAAGGCTCTCGAAGACCTTAGGATTActctcttcatcttctctgtcctcttcatcatcaccGTCATCCTCACTGGGATTGTTTATGCTCGTTTCcgtggaaatatatatattgtttacaAAAGGACTGTCGGCAGAGTTCTGGAGGGCCCAAAACCACCACCTCCTGTGGAAGAGGTGCAATATGATGCCTTTCTCTGCTTCAGCAACAATGACTATAGGTGGGTGGAGGCCGCTTTACTGAAGAGGCTTGATAAACAGTTTTCAGAGAAGAACATTTTCCACTGTTGTTTCGAGGCCAGAGACTTTTTGCCAGGAGAGGATCACCTTTCAAACATCAGAGATGCCATCTGGGGCAGCAGAAAGACTGTGTGCATCATCTCCAAGGAGTTCCTGAAAG ATGGCTGGTGCTTGGAGGCATTCAACATGGCCCAGGGCCGGATGCTGGAGGAGCTGACGAACGTCTTGATTATGATGGTGGTAGGGAAG